In Saccharomyces cerevisiae S288C chromosome VIII, complete sequence, a genomic segment contains:
- a CDS encoding uncharacterized protein (hypothetical protein; identified by expression profiling and mass spectrometry), translating into MKRDLIGPVKALIKINNCSCLSRCQISRLPHFFTFHPHFSTLIYYYNLKNCITSET; encoded by the coding sequence ATGAAAAGGGACCTAATTGGTCCGGTCAAAGCATTAATAAAGATCAACAATTGCTCTTGCTTATCAAGGTGCCAGATCTCAAGGTTACCTCATTTCTTTACATTTCATCCACATTTTAGCACacttatttattattacaatttgaaaaattgtatCACTTCTGAGACTTAG
- the CUP1-1 gene encoding metallothionein CUP1-1 (Metallothionein; binds copper and mediates resistance to high concentrations of copper and cadmium; locus is variably amplified in different strains, with two copies, CUP1-1 and CUP1-2, in the genomic sequence reference strain S288C; CUP1-1 has a paralog, CUP1-2, that arose from a segmental duplication), whose product MFSELINFQNEGHECQCQCGSCKNNEQCQKSCSCPTGCNSDDKCPCGNKSEETKKSCCSGK is encoded by the coding sequence ATGTTCAGCGAATTAATTAACTTCCAAAATGAAGGTCATGAGTGCCAATGCCAATGTGGTAGctgcaaaaataatgaaCAATGCCAAAAATCATGTAGCTGCCCAACGGGGTGTAACAGCGACGACAAATGCCCCTGCGGTAACAAGTCTGAAGAAACCAAGAAGTCATGCTGCTCTGGGAAATGA
- a CDS encoding uncharacterized protein (hypothetical protein; partial duplicate of RSC30/YHR056C, truncated remnant of segmental duplication): MVPAAENLSPIPASIDTNDIPLIANDLKLLETQAKLINILQGVPFYLPVNLTKIESLLETLTMGVSNTVDLYFHDNEVRKEWKDTLNFINTIVYTNFFLFVQNESSLSMAVQHSSNNNKTSNSERCAKDLMKIISNMHIFYSITFNFIFPIKSIKSFSSGNNRFHSNGKEFLFANHFIEILQNFIAITFAIFQRCEVILYDEFYKNLSNEEINVQLLLIHDKILEILKKIEIIVSFLRDEMNSNGSFKSIKGFNKVLNLIKYMLRFSKKKQNFARNSDNNNVTDYSQSAKNKNVLLKFPVSELNRIYLKFKEISDFLMEREVVQRSIIIDKDLESDNLGITTANFNDFYDAFYN; encoded by the coding sequence ATGGTACCCGCTGCTGAAAACCTATCTCCGATACCTGCCTCTATTGATACGAACGACATTCCTTTAATTGCTAACGATTTAAAATTACTGGAAACGCAAGcaaaattgataaatatTCTGCAAGGTGTTCCTTTCTACTTGCCAGTAAATTTAACCAAAATTGAAAGTCTGTTAGAAACCTTGACTATGGGCGTGAGTAATACAGTAGACTTATATTTTCATGACAACGAAGTCAGAAAAGAATGGAAAGACACTTTaaattttatcaatacCATTGTTTAtacaaattttttcctttttgttcaaaacGAATCCTCTTTGTCCATGGCAGTTCAACATTCTTCTAACAACAATAAGACCTCGAACTCTGAAAGATGTGCAAAGGATCTGATGAAAATTATTTCTAATATGCACATTTTTTACTCAATaacatttaattttatCTTCCCCATAAAGTCGATAAAGTCATTTTCAAGCGGCAATAATCGCTTTCATTCTAATGGtaaagaatttttattcGCAAATcattttattgaaatcTTACAGAATTTTATAGCAATCACATTTGCTATTTTCCAACGTTGTGAAGTAATATTATATGACgaattttacaaaaatctttcaaatgAGGAGATTAATGTTCAATTGCTATTGATTCATGACAagattttggaaattttaaaaaaaatagaaattATCGTATCCTTTTTACGAGATGAAATGAATAGCAACGGAAGTTTCAAATCTATTAAAGGTTTCAACAAGGTTTTGAATCTGATTAAATATATGCTGAGATTtagcaagaaaaaacaaaattttgcgAGAAACTCTGATAACAATAATGTTACAGATTATAGTCAGTCGGCGAAGAACAAAAATGTTCTCTTGAAATTCCCCGTTAGTGAACTGAACAGAATCTATTTAAAATTTAAGGAGATTTCAGATTTTTTAATGGAAAGAGAAGTTGTCCAAAGGAGTATAATTATTGACAAGGATTTGGAATCTGATAATCTGGGTATTACTACGGCAAACTTCAACGATTTCTATGATGCATTTTATAATTAG
- the CIC1 gene encoding Cic1p (Essential protein that interacts with proteasome components; has a potential role in proteasome substrate specificity; also copurifies with 66S pre-ribosomal particles) — translation MAKKSNSKKSTPVSTPSKEKKKVIEKKSSTAIPRERVIKAVNELIKFTSKPQDENNEEGNNGKKNLLEDDEEELKKDLQLIVVNNKSFTGTSKSFKLKLLNVKHSFYKPWKEASATAVKDFKVLLILKDSDIKKVSEDDLFDQLDSEGIKVDEIICGKDLKTVYKAYEARNAFISQFSLILADDSIVTSLPKLMGGKAYNKVETTPISIRTHANKEFSLTTLTNNIKKVYMNQLPVKLPRGTTLNVHLGNLEWLRPEEFVDNVELISEQLIKAYQIRSIFIKTNRSPVLPLYYNQDVLDELEAKKDKIEETHEDDMVTIDGVQVHLSTFNKGLMEIANPSELGSIFSKQINNAKKRSSSELEKESSESEAVKKAKS, via the coding sequence ATGGCTAAAAAGAGTAACTCAAAGAAATCTACGCCTGTAAGTACACcaagcaaagaaaagaagaaggttattgaaaagaaatcttCCACAGCCATTCCTAGGGAAAGAGTTATTAAAGCTGTCAACGAGCTTATAAAATTCACTTCCAAGCCAcaagatgaaaataatgaagaaggaaataaCGGTAAGAAAAACCTATtggaagatgatgaagaagaattgaagaaagatcTGCAATTAATCGTAGTAAATAATAAATCATTCACCGGTACTTCcaaatcattcaaattGAAATTACTAAATGTCAAACATTCGTTTTACAAGCCTTGGAAAGAAGCCAGTGCAACAGCGGTTAAGgatttcaaagttttattaattttgaagGATTCTGATATTAAGAAAGTTTCAGAAGATGATTTATTTGATCAATTAGATTCAGAAGGAATCAAGGTTGATGAAATCATTTGCGGGAAAGACTTAAAGACCGTTTACAAGGCATATGAGGCTAGAAACGCTTTTATATCtcagttttctttgattttggcTGACGACAGTATAGTTACATCTTTGCCAAAACTTATGGGAGGCAAAGCCTACAACAAAGTAGAAACTACTCCTATATCAATTAGAACACATGCAAATAAGGAATTTTCCTTGACCACTTTGACgaacaatatcaaaaagGTTTACATGAATCAGTTGCCCGTTAAACTTCCAAGAGGTACCACGTTGAATGTCCATTTGGGTAATTTAGAATGGTTAAGGCCAGAAGAGTTTGTAGATAACGTTGAATTAATTTCTGAACAGTTAATCAAAGCATACCAAATCAGATCCATTTTTATCAAGACCAATAGGTCGCCCGTATTGCCATTATACTATAACCAGGACGTTCTTGATGAACTTGAAGCTAAAAAGGACAAAATCGAAGAAACCCACGAAGATGACATGGTCACCATTGATGGTGTACAAGTTCATTTGTCTACCTTCAACAAGGGTTTGATGGAAATCGCCAATCCTTCCGAATTGGGTTCAATTTTCTCTAAACAAATTAACAATGCAAAAAAGAGATCTTCTAGCGAgcttgaaaaagaatctAGCGAGTCAGAAGCTGTCAAGAAGGCTAAAAGTTAA
- the RSC30 gene encoding Rsc30p (Component of the RSC chromatin remodeling complex; non-essential gene required for regulation of ribosomal protein genes and the cell wall/stress response; null mutants are osmosensitive; RSC30 has a paralog, RSC3, that arose from the whole genome duplication) has product MMDMQVRKVRKPPACTQCRKRKIGCDRAKPICGNCVKYNKPDCFYPDGPGKMVAVPSASGMSTHGNGQGSNHFSQGNGVNQKNVMIQTQYPIMQTSIEAFNFSFNPSVDTAMQWTKAASYQNNNTNNNTAPRQNSSTVSSNVHGNTIVRSDSPDVPSMDQIREYNTRLQLVNAQSFDYTDNPYSFNVGINQDSAVFDLMTSPFTQEEVLIKEIDFLKNKLLDLQSLQLKSLKEKSNLNADNTTANKINKTGENSKKGKVDGKRAGFDHQTSRTSQSSQKYFTALTITDVQSLVQVKPLKDTPNYLFTKNFIIFRDHYLFKFYNILHDICHINQFKVSPPNNKNHQQYMEVCKVNFPPKAIIIETLNSESLNNLNIEEFLPIFDKTLLLEFVHNSFPNGDTCPSFSTVDLPLSQLTKLGELTVLLLLLNDSMTLFNKQAINNHVSALMNNLRLIRSQITLINLEYYDQETIKFIAITKFYESLYMHDDHKSSLDEDLSCLLSFQIKDFKLFHFLKKMYYSRHSLLGQSSFMVPAAENLSPIPASIDTNDIPLIANDLKLLETQAKLINILQGVPFYLPVNLTKIESLLETLTMGVSNTVDLYFHDNEVRKEWKDTLNFINTIVYTNFFLFVQNESSLSMAVQHSSNNNKTSNSERCAKDLMKIISNMHIFYSITFNFIFPIKSIKSFSSGNNRFHSNGKEFLFANHFIEILQNFIAITFAIFQRCEVILYDEFYKNLSNEEINVQLLLIHDKILEILKKIEIIVSFLRDEMNSNGSFKSIKGFNKVLNLIKYMLRFSKKKQNFARNSDNNNVTDYSQSAKNKNVLLKFPVSELNRIYLKFKEISDFLMEREVVQRSIIIDKDLESDNLGITTANFNDFYDAFYN; this is encoded by the coding sequence ATGATGGACATGCAAGTGAGAAAAGTGAGGAAGCCGCCTGCTTGCACCCAATGCAGGAAGAGAAAGATCGGGTGCGACAGGGCAAAACCGATATGTGGGAATTGCGTCAAGTATAACAAGCCGGACTGTTTTTATCCAGATGGACCTGGTAAGATGGTCGCTGTGCCCTCTGCGTCCGGGATGTCCACGCACGGCAATGGCCAAGGTTCCAACCATTTTAGTCAGGGAAACGGTGTAAATCAGAAAAACGTAATGATTCAAACGCAGTATCCGATTATGCAAACGTCGATAGAGGCATTCAACTTCTCGTTCAACCCCTCTGTGGATACTGCGATGCAGTGGACCAAGGCCGCTAGCTACCAGAATAATAAcaccaataataatactgCTCCTCGTCAGAATAGTAGTACCGTTAGTAGTAATGTTCATGGAAACACTATTGTGAGAAGCGATAGTCCAGATGTGCCCTCCATGGATCAGATTAGAGAATATAACACACGATTACAACTGGTTAACGCTCAAAGTTTTGACTATACAGATAACCCATACTCTTTTAATGTTGGTATCAATCAAGACTCGGCCGTTTTCGATCTAATGACTTCTCCGTTTACTCAAGAGGAAGTATTAATCAAGGAGATAGACtttttaaaaaacaaattgcTTGATTTACAAAGCTTGCAACTGAAAagtttgaaagaaaaatcgAATTTAAATGCCGACAATACCACGGCAAACAAAATTAACAAAACAGGTGAGAATTCTAAGAAAGGCAAGGTTGACGGTAAAAGAGCCGGATTTGATCATCAGACTTCAAGGACTTCTCAGTCCTCACAAAAATACTTTACAGCGCTCACAATAACAGATGTGCAAAGTTTAGTCCAAGTGAAACCGTTGAAGGATACCCCCAACTACCTTTTCACTAAAaacttcatcatttttagAGATCATTATCTTTTCAAGTTCTATAATATTTTGCACGATATCTGCCATATTAATCAGTTCAAAGTAAGTCCTCCtaacaataaaaatcaCCAACAATATATGGAAGTTTGCAAAGTTAACTTCCCACCAAAAGCAATAATTATTGAGACACTAAACTCTGAATCCCTTAACAATCTGaatattgaagaatttttgcCAATCTTTGACAAAACCCTCTTACTAGAATTTGTTCATAACTCTTTTCCAAATGGTGATACCTGTCCTTCATTCTCAACGGTCGATCTTCCTTTATCTCAACTGACCAAACTAGGCGAATTAACTGTGCTTCTACTGTTGTTAAACGATTCAATGACCCTATTCAATAAGCAGGCTATTAATAACCATGTTTCGGCATTAATGAATAATTTGAGGTTGATTCGAAGCCAAATCACATTGATAAACCTGGAATATTATGACCAAGAGACAATCAAATTTATTGCCATCacaaaattttatgaatCTCTGTACATGCATGATGATCATAAATCAAGTTTAGACGAAGATTTGAGCTGTCTGTTAAGCTTCCAGATAAAAGATTTCAAGttattccattttttgaaaaaaatgtattacTCAAGACATTCGCTTCTAGGTCAGTCTTCATTCATGGTACCCGCTGCTGAAAACCTATCTCCGATACCTGCCTCTATTGATACGAACGACATTCCTTTAATTGCTAACGATTTAAAATTACTGGAAACGCAAGcaaaattgataaatatTCTGCAAGGTGTTCCTTTCTACTTGCCAGTAAATTTAACCAAAATTGAAAGTCTGTTAGAAACCTTGACTATGGGCGTGAGTAATACAGTAGACTTATATTTTCATGACAACGAAGTCAGAAAAGAATGGAAAGACACTTTaaattttatcaatacCATTGTTTAtacaaattttttcctttttgttcaaaacGAATCCTCTTTGTCCATGGCAGTTCAACATTCTTCTAACAACAATAAGACCTCGAACTCTGAAAGATGTGCAAAGGATCTGATGAAAATTATTTCTAATATGCACATTTTTTACTCAATaacatttaattttatCTTCCCCATAAAGTCGATAAAGTCATTTTCAAGCGGCAATAATCGCTTTCATTCTAATGGtaaagaatttttattcGCAAATcattttattgaaatcTTACAGAATTTTATAGCAATCACATTTGCTATTTTCCAACGTTGTGAAGTAATATTATATGACgaattttacaaaaatctttcaaatgAGGAGATTAATGTTCAATTGCTATTGATTCATGACAagattttggaaattttaaaaaaaatagaaattATCGTATCCTTTTTACGAGATGAAATGAATAGCAACGGAAGTTTCAAATCTATTAAAGGTTTCAACAAGGTTTTGAATCTGATTAAATATATGCTGAGATTtagcaagaaaaaacaaaattttgcgAGAAACTCTGATAACAATAATGTTACAGATTATAGTCAGTCGGCGAAGAACAAAAATGTTCTCTTGAAATTCCCCGTTAGTGAACTGAACAGAATCTATTTAAAATTTAAGGAGATTTCAGATTTTTTAATGGAAAGAGAAGTTGTCCAAAGGAGTATAATTATTGACAAGGATTTGGAATCTGATAATCTGGGTATTACTACGGCAAACTTCAACGATTTCTATGATGCATTTTATAATTAG
- the MED6 gene encoding mediator complex subunit MED6 (Subunit of the RNA polymerase II mediator complex; associates with core polymerase subunits to form the RNA polymerase II holoenzyme; essential for transcriptional regulation; protein abundance increases in response to DNA replication stress) codes for MNVTPLDELQWKSPEWIQVFGLRTENVLDYFAESPFFDKTSNNQVIKMQRQFSQLNDPNAAVNMTQNIMTLPDGKNGNLEEEFAYVDPARRQILFKYPMYMQLEEELMKLDGTEYVLSSVREPDFWVIRKQRRTNNSGVGSAKGPEIIPLQDYYIIGANIYQSPTIFKIVQSRLMSTSYHLNSTLESLYDLIEFQPSQGVHYKVPTDTSTTATAATNGNNAGGGSNKSSVRPTGGANMATVPSTTNVNMTVNTMGTGGQTIDNGTGRTGNGNMGITTEMLDKLMVTSIRSTPNYI; via the coding sequence ATGAACGTGACACCGTTGGATGAATTGCAATGGAAATCTCCAGAATGGATTCAAGTTTTTGGTTTGAGAACTGAGAATGTTCTTGATTACTTTGCAGAATCACCATTTTTCGATAAGACGTCGAATAATCAGGTAATTAAAATGCAAAGGCAGTTTTCCCAGTTAAATGATCCTAATGCTGCCGTGAATATGACACAAAACATAATGACCTTACCAGATGGGAAGAATGGAAACTTGGAAGAGGAGTTTGCCTATGTGGATCCGGCAAGAAGACAAATCCTTTTCAAGTATCCTATGTATATGCAACTGGAGGAGGAATTAATGAAGTTAGATGGTACTGAATACGTATTGAGCAGCGTAAGAGAGCCTGACTTCTGGGTTATCAGGAAGCAAAGACGAACAAACAATTCTGGTGTGGGAAGCGCTAAGGGACCAGAGATTATTCCATTGCAAGACTACTACATAATTGGTGCAAACATTTACCAATCGCcaacaatttttaaaattgtgCAAAGTAGGCTGATGTCCACGAGCTACCATCTAAATAGCACATTGGAGAGCTTGTATGACTTGATTGAGTTTCAACCTTCCCAAGGAGTACACTATAAAGTACCTACGGACACTAGCACGACTGCAACGGCTGCCACCAACGGGAACAACGCTGGAGGGGGCAGTAACAAGAGCAGTGTACGACCTACCGGCGGTGCCAATATGGCGACTGTTCCCTCAACCACAAATGTCAACATGACAGTCAACACTATGGGTACAGGAGGACAAACTATAGACAACGGTACCGGTCGTACTGGCAACGGTAACATGGGTATAACTACAGAGATGTTGGACAAATTAATGGTCACAAGCATTCGATCCACCCCAAACTACATATGA
- the CPR2 gene encoding peptidylprolyl isomerase CPR2 (Peptidyl-prolyl cis-trans isomerase (cyclophilin); catalyzes the cis-trans isomerization of peptide bonds N-terminal to proline residues; potential role in the secretory pathway; seamless-GFP and mCherry fusion proteins localize to the vacuole, while SWAT-GFP fusion localizes to both the endoplasmic reticulum and vacuole; suppresses toxicity of slow-folding human Z-type alpha1-antitrypsin variant associated with liver cirrhosis and emphysema) produces MKFSGLWCWLLLFLSVNVIASDVGELIDQDDEVITQKVFFDIEHGEEKVGRIVIGLYGKVCPKTAKNFYKLSTTTNSKKGFIGSTFHRVIPNFMVQGGDFTDGTGVGGKSIYGDTFPDENFTLKHDRKGRLSMANRGKDTNGSQFFITTTEEASWLDGKHVVFGQVVDGMDVVNYIQHVSRDANDKPLEAVKIAKCGEWTPELSS; encoded by the coding sequence atgaaattcaGTGGCTTGTGGTGTTGGTTGTTATTATTCCTTAGCGTTAATGTTATTGCATCTGATGTGGGTGAGTTGATTGATCAGGACGACGAAGTAATTACACAAAAGGTGTTTTTCGATATTGAACATGGTGAAGAGAAAGTTGGCAGAATCGTTATTGGGTTGTACGGAAAGGTATGTCCTAAGACGGCGAAGAACTTCTACAAGTTAAGCACCACCACTAATTCCAAAAAGGGGTTCATCGGGTCCACTTTCCATAGGGTGATTCCCAACTTCATGGTACAGGGAGGGGACTTCACAGACGGCACTGGCGTTGGTGGCAAATCCATCTATGGAGATACTTTCCCTGACGAAAACTTTACTTTGAAGCATGATCGCAAGGGCAGACTATCGATGGCTAATCGTGGTAAAGATACCAATGGATCTCAGTTCTTCATCACCACTACGGAAGAAGCGTCGTGGCTCGATGGAAAGCATGTGGTATTTGGACAGGTTGTGGACGGCATGGATGTGGTGAACTACATACAGCACGTGTCCAGAGATGCGAATGACAAACCTCTCGAGGCGGTCAAGATCGCAAAATGCGGTGAGTGGACGCCTGAGCTCTCTTCTTGA
- the SMF2 gene encoding divalent metal ion transporter SMF2 (Divalent metal ion transporter involved in manganese homeostasis; has broad specificity for di-valent and tri-valent metals; post-translationally regulated by levels of metal ions; member of the Nramp family of metal transport proteins): protein MTSQEYEPIQWSDESQTNNDSVNDAYADVNTTHESRRRTTLQPNSTSQSMIGTLRKYARFIGPGLMVSVSYMDPGNYSTAVAAGSAHRYKLLFSVLVSNFMAAFWQYLCARLGAVTGLDLAQNCKKHLPFGLNITLYILAEMAIIATDLAEVVGTAISLNILFHIPLALGVILTVVDVLIVLLAYKPNGSMKGIRIFEAFVSLLVVLTVVCFTVELFYAKLGPAKEIFSGFLPSKAVFEGDGLYLSLAILGATVMPHSLYLGSGVVQPRLREYDIKNGHYLPDANDMDNNHDNYRPSYEAISETLHFTITELLISLFTVALFVNCAILIVSGATLYGSTQNAEEADLFSIYNLLCSTLSKGAGTVFVLALLFSGQSAGIVCTLSGQMVSEGFLNWTVSPALRRSATRAVAITPCLILVLVAGRSGLSGALNASQVVLSLLLPFVSAPLLYFTSSKKIMRVQLNRTKELSRTTDKKPVADRTEDDETIELEEMGIGSSSQERSLVSPAPEYKDMSNGMIVTVLAIIVWLIISGLNFYMLLGFTTGKEVHL from the coding sequence ATGACGTCCCAAGAATATGAACCTATTCAATGGAGCGATGAATCCCAAACAAATAATGATAGTGTCAACGATGCGTATGCCGACGTGAATACCACTCATGAGTCGCGTCGAAGAACAACTTTGCAGCCAAACTCAACATCCCAGAGCATGATCGGAACATTGAGAAAATATGCTAGGTTCATCGGTCCTGGTTTGATGGTATCTGTATCGTACATGGATCCTGGTAACTATAGTACAGCTGTAGCAGCGGGTTCTGCTCATCGGTACaagcttttattttctgtCTTAGTTTCTAATTTCATGGCTGCTTTTTGGCAGTACCTCTGCGCCAGATTGGGTGCTGTCACTGGCCTAGATCTGGCACAAAATTGTAAGAAACATTTGCCCTTTGGACTTAACATTACTCTTTATATTCTGGCGGAGATGGCAATTATTGCCACAGATCTGGCAGAAGTGGTAGGAACCGctatttctttgaatatCCTTTTCCATATACCTCTCGCCCTAGGTGTGATACTTACTGTGGTAGACGTTTTAATTGTTCTGCTAGCTTACAAACCTAACGGTTCCATGAAGGGTATCAGAATATTTGAAgcttttgtttctttattggTGGTTCTTACCGTAGTTTGCTTTACTGTTGAACTGTTTTATGCCAAACTGGGACCTGccaaagaaatattttctgGGTTCTTACCCAGTAAAGCCGTTTTTGAAGGTGATGGGTTATACTTAAGTCTGGCAATTCTGGGCGCCACGGTAATGCCTCATTCATTATATTTGGGGTCAGGTGTGGTTCAACCAAGATTAAGAGAGTATGATATCAAAAACGGACATTACTTGCCAGACGCGAATGATATGGATAACAATCACGATAATTACAGGCCATCCTATGAGGCCATCAGTGAAACTCTGCACTTTACTATAACGGAATTACTGATCTCGCTGTTCACGGTGGCATTATTTGTCAATTGTGCCATTCTTATCGTGTCTGGCGCTACACTATACGGGTCCACTCAAAATGCTGAGGAAGCTGActtattttctatttacAACTTACTCTGTAGTACTCTTTCCAAGGGAGCGGGAACGGTATTCGTGCTGGCATTGTTGTTTTCAGGACAGAGTGCCGGTATCGTGTGTACGTTGAGTGGACAAATGGTTAGTGAAGGGTTCTTAAATTGGACTGTTTCTCCGGCATTGAGAAGATCCGCCACAAGAGCGGTAGCCATCACGCCTTGTTTGATTTTAGTGCTTGTAGCTGGACGTAGCGGCCTCTCTGGTGCACTAAATGCTTCCCAAGTGGTACTTTCTCTCTTGCTGCCTTTTGTTTCTGCACCTTTACTTTACTTCACTTCAAGCAAGAAGATTATGCGTGTACAGCTTAACCGTACCAAAGAACTTTCAAGAACTACAGACAAAAAACCCGTGGCCGACCGAACCGAAGATGATGAGACCATTGAGCTCGAAGAAATGGGCATAGGCAGCAGCTCACAGGAGCGCAGCTTAGTTTCTCCTGCTCCAGAATACAAAGACATGAGCAATGGAATGATCGTCACCGTGCTCGCAATCATAGTATGGTTGATTATCTCCGGACTGAACTTTTATATGTTACTGGGCTTTACTACGGGCAAAGAAGTACACCTCTAA
- the COX6 gene encoding cytochrome c oxidase subunit VI (Subunit VI of cytochrome c oxidase (Complex IV); Complex IV is the terminal member of the mitochondrial inner membrane electron transport chain; expression is regulated by oxygen levels), which translates to MLSRAIFRNPVINRTLLRARPGAYHATRLTKNTFIQSRKYSDAHDEETFEEFTARYEKEFDEAYDLFEVQRVLNNCFSYDLVPAPAVIEKALRAARRVNDLPTAIRVFEALKYKVENEDQYKAYLDELKDVRQELGVPLKEELFPSSS; encoded by the coding sequence ATGTTATCAAGGGCCATATTCAGAAATCCAGTTATAAATAGAACTTTATTGAGAGCCAGACCTGGTGCTTATCATGCAACTAGATTGACTAAAAATACGTTTATTCAAAGTAGGAAGTATTCTGACGCACATGATGAAGAAACCTTTGAGGAATTCACCGCAAGATACGAAAAGGAGTTTGATGAAGCCTATGATTTGTTTGAAGTGCAAAGAGTGCTCAACAACTGTTTTTCCTATGATTTAGTTCCTGCTCCTGctgttattgaaaaagcttTGAGGGCTGCCAGAAGAGTCAATGACTTACCTACCGCAATTAGAGTATTTGAGGCTTTGAAATACAAGGTGGAGAATGAAGACCAATACAAGGCCTACTTGGATGAATTGAAGGATGTCAGACAAGAATTGGGCGTTCCCTTAAAGGAAGAGCTATTTCCAAGCTCTTCTTAa
- a CDS encoding uncharacterized protein (Novel ORF identified by enrichment-based proteomics): MKVMSANANVVAAKIMNNAKNHVAAQRGVTATTNAPAVTSLKKPRSHAALGNETNSL, from the coding sequence ATGAAGGTCATGAGTGCCAATGCCAATGTGGTAGctgcaaaaataatgaaCAATGCCAAAAATCATGTAGCTGCCCAACGGGGTGTAACAGCGACGACAAATGCCCCTGCGGTAACAAGTCTGAAGAAACCAAGAAGTCATGCTGCTCTGGGAAATGAAACGAATAGTCTTTAA